CTGGCGGAGATCGACGGCGTGCGTCCGCTCAAGGAGATCGCCTCCGACCTGGGGCGGAGCGACTTCGAGGTGGCGAAGATCGTCTACGGGCTGATCTCCACGGGGGTGGTGGACGTCGCCGACGAGGCCCCGCCCGCCGCCGCGCCGACCGCGGGCGACGCCACCCTCTTCGAGGGGATGGCGGCCGGGCACGCGGCGCTCCGCGAGGGGAGCCCGGCGCGCGCCCTCCGCGTCCTGGGCGAGCTGGCGCACAACTATCCCGACCGCCCGGAGGTGCACGCGCTCCTGGCGCGGGCGCAGGGCGGGGTGGGGCGCTGGGCGGAGGCGTACGTCTCGCTGCACCGGGTGATCTCGCTGGACCCGCTCCTCCCCGCGGCGCACTACCACCTGGGATTCGCGGCGGCGCGCACCGGGAACCTGCAGCGCGCCGAGGAGGCGTGGGGCACCTTCCTGCGCCTGGCCGACTCCGACCCGGCGCGCCGCGCCACGGCGGAGCGGGCCCGGGCGGCGGCAGCGGCGCTCCGCGCCGTGCTGGAGGAGGAGGGCGAGTGACCGCCACCCCCGCGCAGATCCGCGCCTGGAGCGAGGAGGTCGCCCGCGACCCGAACACGCTCGCCTTCTTCCCGCTGGCGGAGGCGTACCGCCGCGAGGGGCGCCGCGACGCCGCCCTCCGGCTCTGCCTCCGCGGGCTGGAGCGCCACCCCACCCACGTGGAGGGGCACTACCTCCTGGGTCGTCTGTACCGGGAGGGCGGGGCGTCGGTCAAGGCGTTCGACGAGTGGGACATGGCGCTCAGCCTGGACCCGGAGCACGCGGGCGCCCGCCGCGAGATCGGCCTCGTCTGCGCCGAGCGCGGCGAGTGGGGGAGCGCGCTCCGCCACCT
The Longimicrobiaceae bacterium genome window above contains:
- a CDS encoding tetratricopeptide repeat protein, which codes for MTATPAQIRAWSEEVARDPNTLAFFPLAEAYRREGRRDAALRLCLRGLERHPTHVEGHYLLGRLYREGGASVKAFDEWDMALSLDPEHAGARREIGLVCAERGEWGSALRHL